In a single window of the Amycolatopsis sp. cg5 genome:
- a CDS encoding ABC transporter substrate-binding protein, whose protein sequence is MNESGLTQRRSPGLTRRGFLLGVGSTALLSGCATSATSGPVKQAAGAVTVQSNLSSAQAKVAIEALAKAFSARGGASATVNTVASETFRTQLPSYLTSATPPDTYTWYPGSILAGYARKGLLLDVGDVWQTMGAYSDTFRKLSGDGTGKLVFVPTTYYWWGFFYRKSNFAKWGVQAPTNWSEFLALCETLKAKGVEPIGIGAGGNTPWTASSWFDYLNIRINGAQYHRDLLAGKSRFDDPRVVKVFEQWKTALPYFDSRGTAIAFQDATTSLLQGRTGMVLTGTFFTDAAPKDVLDDLDFFQFPVLDTAVPVVEEGPTDGFFASSKTAHLDATKEWLKYVATAEAQELYIKNSSGTALPTHPDAKDAGTPLVAKGRKMLQDAKDLTQFFNRDSSDALQPTADAALIRFIQKPQELTSILNEWQAAAQKVWAE, encoded by the coding sequence GACGGGGTTTCCTGCTCGGTGTGGGCTCGACCGCCCTGCTCAGCGGCTGTGCGACTTCGGCGACCTCGGGGCCTGTGAAGCAGGCGGCAGGCGCGGTGACCGTCCAGTCGAACCTGTCCTCCGCCCAGGCCAAGGTGGCCATCGAGGCGCTCGCGAAGGCTTTCAGCGCCCGCGGCGGCGCGTCGGCGACGGTCAACACCGTCGCGTCCGAGACCTTCCGGACGCAGCTGCCGAGCTACCTCACTTCGGCCACCCCGCCCGACACCTACACCTGGTACCCCGGCTCGATCCTCGCCGGCTACGCGCGCAAGGGCCTGCTGCTCGACGTCGGCGACGTCTGGCAGACCATGGGCGCCTACAGCGACACCTTCCGCAAGCTCAGCGGCGACGGCACCGGCAAGCTGGTCTTCGTGCCGACCACCTACTACTGGTGGGGCTTCTTCTACCGCAAGTCGAACTTCGCGAAGTGGGGCGTGCAGGCGCCGACGAACTGGAGCGAGTTCCTCGCGCTGTGCGAGACGCTCAAGGCCAAGGGGGTCGAGCCGATCGGCATCGGTGCGGGCGGCAACACGCCGTGGACCGCGTCGTCCTGGTTCGACTACCTCAACATCCGGATCAACGGTGCCCAGTACCACCGCGACCTGCTGGCCGGGAAGAGCCGCTTCGACGACCCCCGCGTGGTCAAGGTGTTCGAGCAGTGGAAGACCGCGCTGCCGTACTTCGACTCGCGCGGCACCGCGATCGCGTTCCAGGACGCGACGACCTCGCTGCTGCAGGGCCGCACCGGCATGGTGCTGACCGGCACCTTCTTCACCGACGCCGCGCCCAAGGACGTGCTCGACGATCTCGACTTCTTCCAGTTCCCGGTGCTCGACACCGCCGTCCCGGTCGTCGAGGAGGGCCCGACCGACGGCTTCTTCGCGAGCTCGAAGACGGCGCATCTCGACGCGACCAAGGAGTGGTTGAAGTACGTCGCCACCGCCGAGGCGCAGGAGCTCTACATCAAGAACTCCTCGGGTACCGCGCTGCCGACACATCCTGACGCGAAGGACGCGGGCACGCCGCTGGTGGCCAAGGGCCGGAAGATGTTGCAGGACGCCAAGGATCTCACCCAGTTCTTCAACCGGGATTCGAGCGACGCGCTCCAGCCGACGGCCGACGCGGCGTTGATCCGGTTCATCCAGAAGCCACAGGAACTGACCTCGATCCTGAACGAGTGGCAGGCGGCCGCGCAGAAGGTCTGGGCGGAGTGA
- a CDS encoding carbohydrate ABC transporter permease, whose product MTALATPVRAGTNAAPARAKKRKGLPPVLLAFVLVPLLVEGFWVLWPALQGFYLSLTSWDGVSAPEWTGFGNYAEMFGDPTFRTAALNTLIWLVLFGGLSAVGGLGLAMFLQRERRGVGFYRAALFTPVVFSLVATSLIWQGLYQPDGLINKLLGALGLESWQHAWLADSNTALYAVLVPALWRQLGYVMVLYLAGLKGIDPALYEAAKLDGVTRWQQFRYVTWPQLRGVNSVILSVIVIDSLRSFDVVWAMTKGGPYHSSELLSTYMYATAFQSLRLGYASALAVVIFVLAFGVIVTYLVRAFKEDTV is encoded by the coding sequence GTGACGGCTTTGGCCACGCCCGTCCGCGCCGGCACGAACGCGGCCCCGGCACGGGCGAAGAAGCGCAAGGGCTTGCCGCCCGTGCTGCTCGCCTTCGTGCTGGTGCCGCTGCTCGTCGAAGGGTTCTGGGTCCTCTGGCCGGCGTTGCAGGGCTTCTACCTCTCGTTGACCAGCTGGGACGGTGTCTCGGCGCCGGAGTGGACCGGGTTCGGCAACTACGCCGAGATGTTCGGTGACCCGACGTTCCGGACCGCGGCGCTGAACACGCTGATCTGGCTGGTGCTCTTCGGCGGGCTTTCGGCGGTGGGCGGACTCGGGCTGGCCATGTTCCTGCAGCGCGAACGGCGCGGCGTCGGGTTCTACCGGGCGGCGCTGTTCACACCGGTCGTGTTTTCGCTGGTGGCGACGTCGCTGATCTGGCAGGGGCTTTATCAACCCGATGGATTGATCAACAAGCTCCTGGGCGCTCTAGGGCTTGAGTCGTGGCAGCACGCATGGCTCGCGGACTCGAACACCGCGCTCTACGCGGTGCTCGTGCCCGCGCTGTGGCGACAGCTCGGCTACGTGATGGTGCTTTATCTCGCCGGGCTCAAGGGCATCGATCCCGCGCTGTACGAAGCCGCGAAGCTCGACGGCGTGACGCGCTGGCAGCAGTTCCGGTACGTCACCTGGCCGCAGCTGCGCGGGGTCAACTCGGTGATCCTGTCGGTGATCGTGATCGACTCGCTGCGCTCGTTCGACGTGGTGTGGGCGATGACCAAGGGCGGGCCGTATCACTCGTCGGAGCTGCTCAGCACGTACATGTACGCGACCGCGTTCCAGTCGCTGCGGCTCGGCTACGCCTCCGCGCTGGCCGTGGTGATCTTCGTGCTGGCGTTCGGCGTGATCGTCACCTACCTCGTCCGCGCCTTCAAGGAGGACACCGTATGA
- a CDS encoding carbohydrate ABC transporter permease — protein sequence MSKRRTFLFHAGAGTLSVLWLLPIALVLLTSIRSFEDVAANGLGSFPQSFTLAPFGEAWNAGGESRAMLNSLIVTLPTVFFALGLSAAAAFALSRYEIPFRRTILLVMLGGNLLPPQILLVPVSKLAELLGIYDTLTALVIVQVGFGLGFYTFVLQGFMRTIPGEIQQAAVIDGAGPVRIFLSVILPLTRPALAALGALAFTWTFNDLLWAITVLRTETVMPVTPALLGLQGQYVSTWNVIAAGSVIAAIPTVAVFLRFQKHFISGLAIGAVK from the coding sequence ATGAGCAAGCGGCGGACCTTCCTGTTCCACGCGGGCGCCGGGACGCTTTCGGTGCTGTGGCTGCTGCCGATCGCGCTGGTGCTGCTCACGAGCATCCGGTCCTTCGAAGACGTCGCGGCGAACGGGCTCGGCAGTTTCCCGCAGTCGTTCACGCTGGCTCCGTTCGGCGAGGCGTGGAACGCGGGCGGCGAGTCACGCGCGATGCTGAACAGCCTGATCGTCACCCTGCCGACGGTGTTCTTCGCACTGGGGCTGAGCGCGGCCGCGGCGTTCGCGCTGAGCCGCTACGAGATCCCGTTCCGGCGGACGATCCTGCTCGTGATGCTCGGCGGAAACCTGCTGCCACCGCAGATCCTGCTCGTCCCGGTGTCGAAACTGGCCGAGCTGCTCGGGATCTACGACACGCTGACCGCGCTGGTCATCGTCCAGGTCGGGTTCGGGCTGGGCTTCTACACCTTCGTGCTGCAGGGGTTCATGCGCACGATCCCCGGCGAGATCCAGCAGGCGGCGGTGATCGACGGCGCGGGCCCGGTGCGGATCTTCCTGTCGGTGATCCTGCCGCTGACCAGGCCCGCGCTGGCCGCGCTCGGCGCGCTGGCGTTCACCTGGACGTTCAACGACCTGCTGTGGGCGATCACCGTGCTGCGCACGGAAACCGTCATGCCGGTGACACCCGCGCTGCTCGGCCTGCAGGGCCAGTACGTGTCGACGTGGAACGTGATCGCGGCCGGTTCGGTGATCGCAGCGATCCCGACCGTGGCAGTGTTCCTCCGGTTCCAGAAGCACTTCATCTCCGGACTGGCCATTGGCGCGGTGAAATGA
- a CDS encoding alpha-galactosidase encodes MKTTSYTIADREDWTELVAWGPHGVEHGPSPFANQGEIHFITEADAAPLEYATSWRRPFSGADLVSSADGLRVELKYEPVAGTDVLLRWAEVTNTGDETVVLDRLGSAGVCVPTGKPLLTFLSGQWAQEFQRRQVVLPAGRFQMESRFGVPGHAYAPWLAVQDAEGGQAWGVSLAWSGSWEIDASVEPAGITRIRAGRLGPVVVGPGETVAGPRLALASSVDGLDGLARVWHEYERTLSRPVERKVLYNSWEATGFDVRFDRQLALAKRAAEIGVELFVVDDGWFAGRDDDTGGLGDWEPADPSFGEFVEEVRALGLDFGLWVEPESVSPKSRLYAEHPDWVYHRDGHPRTLIRNQLLLNLGREDVFEFLRSTLDRLLGSYAISYLKWDMNRPATERDPALDGAHVANYHRLLDHVRERYPHVTVEACAGGGGRTDLATIARADVVWPSDNTGPLDRLAIQDGFLLAHAPHLMSSWVTDSAGFFDPRPRSLRFRFVLAMAGVLGIGADLSRWTGDQLAEASVLIAQYKEIRSVIHSGQVYRSRDAVQYCGADGTVVVLAWNTGELTGAPFVPGRSSRVPLTALAAESYVDRNGRSFSASQLVHVGLPFDWTPEFDADFTVLHPVS; translated from the coding sequence ATGAAAACGACCTCCTACACGATCGCGGACCGGGAGGACTGGACCGAATTGGTCGCCTGGGGCCCGCACGGTGTCGAGCACGGGCCGTCCCCGTTCGCGAACCAGGGCGAGATCCACTTCATCACCGAAGCGGACGCGGCGCCTCTTGAGTACGCGACGAGCTGGCGGCGGCCCTTCTCGGGCGCCGATCTCGTGTCTTCGGCCGACGGGCTGCGGGTCGAGCTGAAGTACGAGCCGGTCGCGGGCACCGATGTGCTGCTGCGCTGGGCCGAGGTGACCAACACCGGTGACGAGACCGTGGTGCTCGACCGGCTGGGCTCGGCCGGGGTCTGCGTGCCGACCGGCAAGCCGTTGCTGACCTTCCTGTCGGGTCAGTGGGCGCAGGAATTCCAGCGGCGGCAAGTGGTTCTGCCCGCCGGACGGTTCCAAATGGAGAGCCGGTTCGGTGTGCCTGGCCATGCCTACGCGCCTTGGCTTGCGGTGCAAGACGCCGAGGGCGGGCAGGCCTGGGGTGTGTCGCTCGCCTGGTCCGGGTCGTGGGAGATCGACGCGAGTGTCGAGCCGGCGGGGATCACGAGGATCCGTGCGGGCAGGCTGGGGCCGGTCGTCGTCGGTCCCGGTGAGACGGTCGCCGGCCCGCGCCTGGCGCTGGCGTCCAGTGTGGACGGTCTCGACGGGCTCGCGCGGGTGTGGCACGAGTACGAGCGGACCTTGAGCAGGCCCGTCGAGCGCAAGGTGCTCTACAACTCCTGGGAAGCAACGGGTTTCGACGTCCGGTTCGACCGTCAGCTCGCGCTCGCGAAGCGGGCCGCCGAGATCGGGGTCGAGCTGTTCGTGGTCGACGACGGCTGGTTCGCCGGGCGTGACGACGACACCGGGGGACTGGGTGACTGGGAACCGGCCGATCCGTCCTTCGGCGAGTTCGTCGAGGAGGTCCGCGCGCTCGGGCTCGACTTCGGGCTGTGGGTCGAGCCGGAGTCGGTGAGCCCGAAATCCCGCTTGTACGCCGAGCATCCCGACTGGGTCTATCACCGCGATGGGCACCCGCGGACGCTGATCCGGAACCAGCTGCTGCTCAATCTCGGCCGCGAGGACGTATTCGAGTTCTTGCGGTCTACTTTGGACCGATTGCTGGGTTCTTATGCGATCAGCTACCTGAAGTGGGACATGAACCGGCCCGCGACCGAGCGCGATCCGGCGCTCGACGGCGCGCATGTCGCCAACTACCACCGGCTGCTCGACCACGTGCGGGAGCGGTATCCGCACGTCACGGTCGAGGCCTGCGCGGGTGGCGGCGGCCGGACCGACCTGGCGACCATCGCCCGCGCGGACGTGGTGTGGCCCAGTGACAACACCGGCCCGCTCGACCGGCTCGCCATCCAGGACGGCTTCCTGCTCGCGCACGCGCCACATCTGATGAGTTCCTGGGTGACCGACTCGGCCGGGTTTTTCGACCCGCGGCCACGCTCGCTGCGGTTCCGGTTCGTGCTGGCGATGGCCGGTGTGCTCGGGATCGGCGCCGATCTGTCACGGTGGACCGGCGATCAGCTCGCCGAGGCGTCAGTGCTTATCGCTCAGTACAAGGAAATTCGATCGGTCATCCACAGTGGACAAGTCTATCGGTCACGCGACGCCGTGCAGTACTGTGGCGCGGACGGCACGGTCGTCGTACTGGCCTGGAACACCGGTGAACTGACCGGCGCGCCGTTCGTGCCGGGCCGGTCGTCCCGCGTGCCGCTGACCGCGCTCGCCGCCGAGTCCTATGTGGATCGGAACGGCCGCAGCTTTTCCGCATCCCAGCTGGTCCACGTCGGGCTCCCGTTCGACTGGACGCCCGAGTTCGACGCCGATTTCACCGTGCTGCACCCCGTCTCGTGA
- a CDS encoding SDR family NAD(P)-dependent oxidoreductase has protein sequence MSSVVVTGAASGIGAATVRRLASAGIAVVAVDIAEVDLDVPAVVGDVTAEETWEQVLDVAGGVTGLVGNAYTSVVKPLHELDRPEWTRQLEVNLTGAYLGVRACLPSLIDRRGSIVLVSSVHAHFGLPGHPAYAATKGGLVAMARQLAVEYAPEVRVNAVLPGPVLTQAWDRVSAEDRERSAAATPAGRLGDPAEVAEVIAFLLSTAASFVTGAEFVVDGGWSAAKDSS, from the coding sequence TTGTCGAGTGTGGTGGTGACGGGAGCGGCGTCGGGGATCGGCGCCGCGACCGTCCGGCGGCTGGCCTCGGCCGGGATCGCGGTCGTCGCGGTGGACATCGCGGAGGTGGACCTCGACGTGCCTGCGGTCGTCGGCGACGTGACCGCGGAGGAGACCTGGGAGCAGGTGCTCGACGTGGCCGGGGGAGTGACCGGCCTGGTCGGCAACGCCTACACCTCCGTAGTCAAGCCACTGCACGAACTGGACCGTCCTGAGTGGACACGCCAGCTGGAGGTCAACCTCACCGGCGCGTACCTCGGCGTGCGGGCGTGCCTGCCGTCGCTGATCGACCGGCGCGGCTCGATCGTGCTGGTCTCGTCGGTGCACGCGCACTTCGGGCTGCCCGGCCATCCCGCCTACGCGGCGACCAAGGGTGGTCTCGTGGCGATGGCCAGGCAGCTCGCCGTCGAGTACGCGCCGGAGGTGCGGGTCAACGCGGTGCTGCCGGGCCCGGTGCTCACCCAGGCATGGGACAGGGTGAGCGCCGAGGACCGGGAGCGCAGCGCGGCCGCGACCCCGGCAGGCCGGCTCGGTGACCCGGCGGAGGTCGCCGAGGTCATCGCGTTCCTGCTGTCGACGGCCGCCTCGTTCGTCACCGGCGCCGAATTCGTGGTCGACGGTGGCTGGTCGGCCGCCAAGGACTCCTCGTGA
- the dgoD gene encoding galactonate dehydratase: MKITGIETFLVAPRWLFLKVSTDEGVSGWGEPVVEGRAGSVRAAVHELAELVVGQDPLRIEDHWQVLRRAGFYRGGPVLSSALSGFDHALWDIAGKVRDAPVHELLGGPVRDRVRVYSWVGGDRPSNIAEAVSAQVEAGFTAVKMNVAGPLTPIATPAEAAAAVARAEEARSVLGPDRDLAIDFHGRASPAMARRLVRMLEDVQPMFVEEPVVPELQGSALASVVSASTVPIAVGERLYSRWDIKPALDAGVAVVQPDPAHAGGISELRRIASLAEIYGAQLAPHCPLGPIALAASMQVAFATPNFLIQEQSLRMHYNVGTELVHYLADTSPFDFVDGHASRPLGPGLGIEIDEAAVRRAAETGHAWRNPVWRHDDGTLAEW; this comes from the coding sequence GTGAAGATCACCGGGATCGAGACGTTCCTCGTGGCGCCGCGGTGGCTGTTCCTCAAGGTCAGCACCGACGAGGGCGTCAGCGGCTGGGGCGAGCCGGTCGTCGAGGGCCGCGCGGGCAGCGTCCGCGCGGCCGTGCACGAACTGGCCGAGCTCGTCGTCGGCCAGGACCCGCTGCGCATCGAAGACCACTGGCAAGTGTTGCGCCGCGCGGGTTTCTACCGTGGTGGCCCGGTGCTGTCGAGCGCGCTGTCCGGGTTCGACCACGCGCTGTGGGACATCGCGGGCAAGGTCCGCGACGCCCCGGTCCACGAGCTGCTCGGCGGCCCGGTCCGCGACCGCGTCCGGGTGTACTCCTGGGTCGGCGGCGACCGCCCGTCGAACATCGCCGAGGCGGTGTCCGCCCAGGTCGAAGCCGGTTTCACCGCGGTCAAGATGAACGTCGCGGGTCCGCTGACCCCGATCGCCACCCCGGCCGAAGCTGCGGCCGCGGTGGCGCGTGCCGAGGAAGCCCGTTCGGTGCTGGGCCCCGACCGCGACCTCGCGATCGACTTCCACGGCCGCGCCTCACCGGCCATGGCCCGCCGCCTGGTCCGCATGCTCGAAGACGTCCAGCCGATGTTCGTCGAGGAGCCCGTCGTCCCCGAACTGCAGGGCAGCGCGCTGGCTTCGGTGGTCTCGGCGTCGACCGTGCCGATCGCGGTCGGCGAGCGCCTCTACTCACGCTGGGACATCAAGCCCGCGCTCGACGCGGGCGTCGCCGTTGTCCAGCCTGACCCGGCGCACGCGGGCGGCATCTCGGAGCTGCGGCGCATCGCCTCACTCGCCGAGATCTACGGCGCCCAGCTCGCCCCGCACTGTCCACTCGGGCCGATCGCGCTGGCGGCGAGCATGCAGGTCGCCTTCGCGACCCCGAATTTCCTGATCCAGGAACAAAGCCTGCGCATGCACTACAACGTCGGCACGGAGCTGGTGCACTACCTGGCCGACACCTCACCGTTCGATTTCGTGGACGGCCACGCGTCCCGCCCGCTCGGCCCCGGCCTCGGCATCGAGATCGACGAAGCGGCCGTCCGCCGAGCCGCCGAGACCGGCCACGCCTGGCGCAACCCCGTCTGGCGCCACGACGACGGCACCCTCGCCGAATGGTAG
- a CDS encoding DUF4380 domain-containing protein, whose translation MVDVVWLDNGILRLGFVPALGGRLLSLVFEGHEVLWRNASLVDSDLQPIGHQPRPVSGTMGDWVNYGGDKTWPAPQDEWLGPPDPILDSGPYTASGDLVLTSAPDPRTGLRLSRQFTLLPGASSFHLRLTAMNISSRPVRWALWNVTQLPPGIVHVGLDGPVVELIGSVSCQDGVIPVQSTVGKLGFPGSTGWVTHFGTEVSLTQRFTVDHDAEYPDSGSPLEVWIESPQPEPISWLGGLDPPDHIVECEVLGPLTTLAPGERTVLDIDYEIGGCG comes from the coding sequence ATGGTAGACGTCGTCTGGCTGGACAACGGCATCCTGCGCCTGGGCTTCGTCCCGGCGCTCGGCGGCCGCCTGCTCTCGCTTGTCTTCGAAGGCCACGAAGTGTTGTGGCGTAACGCTTCTCTGGTGGACTCGGACCTCCAGCCGATCGGTCACCAGCCGAGGCCGGTGTCGGGAACGATGGGTGACTGGGTCAACTACGGCGGCGACAAGACCTGGCCCGCACCCCAGGACGAGTGGCTCGGCCCGCCCGACCCGATCCTGGATTCCGGCCCGTACACGGCGTCCGGGGATCTGGTGCTGACCAGCGCCCCCGATCCCCGCACCGGTTTGCGGCTTTCGCGCCAGTTCACGTTGTTGCCCGGCGCGTCGTCGTTCCACTTGCGACTGACCGCGATGAACATCAGCTCGCGACCGGTGCGCTGGGCGTTGTGGAACGTCACCCAGCTGCCGCCCGGCATCGTCCACGTCGGACTGGACGGCCCGGTGGTCGAGCTGATCGGCTCGGTTTCGTGCCAGGACGGGGTCATTCCCGTCCAGTCCACTGTGGGCAAACTGGGCTTCCCCGGCAGCACGGGCTGGGTCACGCATTTCGGCACCGAGGTCAGCCTGACTCAGCGCTTCACCGTGGACCACGACGCCGAATACCCGGATTCCGGGTCGCCGCTGGAAGTCTGGATCGAATCCCCGCAACCGGAACCGATCAGCTGGCTCGGCGGCCTCGACCCACCCGACCACATCGTCGAATGCGAAGTACTCGGCCCACTCACCACACTCGCACCAGGCGAGCGGACGGTCCTCGACATCGACTACGAGATCGGCGGATGTGGATAG
- a CDS encoding N(5)-(carboxyethyl)ornithine synthase translates to MSQLRLGIFSRSRKENEFRLPIHPRHFERIDASLRKTIFLEHGYGERFGVSDEQLATQVAGLRTRDELIAESDLILLPKPLAEDLAELRDGQILWGWPHCVQDEKLTQLAIDRKLSLIAFEAMNHWTSDGSFNLHVFHKNNELAGYSSVLHALQLAGSTGVYGRRLRAAVIGFGATARGAVTALSAHGVHDVHILTNRGVTAVSSPIHSARMVHFDHDNEDPRRSHASSDHGRLPLAEFLAEHDIIVNCVLQDTESPLTFLLEDDLDAFTPGSLIIDVSCDEGMGFSWARPTTFTEPSFFVGDNVRYYGVDHSPSYLWNSATWEISEALLPYLRPVMTGEWDSHETIRRAVEIRDGVIQNPAILSFQHRSSDYPHPPIS, encoded by the coding sequence GTGTCTCAGCTTCGCCTTGGCATTTTTTCGCGCTCCCGCAAGGAAAACGAGTTCCGCCTGCCGATCCATCCCCGGCATTTCGAGCGGATCGACGCTTCGCTGCGGAAGACCATCTTCCTCGAACACGGCTATGGCGAACGCTTCGGCGTGTCCGATGAACAGCTGGCGACCCAGGTCGCCGGGCTGCGTACTCGCGACGAACTCATCGCGGAAAGCGACCTCATCCTGTTGCCCAAGCCTCTCGCCGAGGATCTCGCCGAACTCAGGGACGGCCAGATCCTGTGGGGCTGGCCGCATTGCGTGCAGGACGAGAAACTGACGCAGCTCGCCATCGACCGCAAGCTCAGCCTCATCGCGTTCGAGGCGATGAACCACTGGACCTCCGATGGGTCGTTCAATCTGCACGTGTTCCACAAGAACAACGAACTCGCCGGGTACTCGTCGGTGCTGCACGCGTTGCAGCTCGCCGGATCGACCGGGGTCTACGGCAGGCGATTGCGCGCCGCCGTGATCGGGTTCGGCGCGACCGCGCGCGGCGCGGTGACCGCGTTGAGCGCGCACGGCGTGCATGACGTCCACATTCTGACGAACCGCGGTGTGACGGCCGTCAGCTCACCGATCCATTCGGCGCGCATGGTTCATTTCGACCATGACAACGAGGATCCGCGGCGCAGTCACGCCTCGTCGGATCACGGCCGGTTACCGCTGGCCGAGTTCCTCGCCGAGCACGACATCATCGTCAACTGCGTGCTGCAGGACACCGAGTCGCCGCTGACCTTCCTGCTCGAGGACGACCTCGACGCCTTCACTCCCGGCAGCCTCATCATCGACGTGTCCTGTGATGAAGGCATGGGCTTCAGCTGGGCGCGGCCGACGACGTTCACCGAGCCGTCGTTCTTCGTCGGCGACAATGTGCGCTACTACGGCGTCGACCACAGCCCGTCCTACCTCTGGAACTCCGCGACCTGGGAGATCAGCGAGGCGCTGCTCCCCTACCTGCGCCCGGTGATGACCGGCGAGTGGGATTCTCACGAAACGATCAGGCGAGCCGTCGAGATCCGCGACGGGGTCATCCAGAACCCGGCGATCCTGTCCTTCCAGCATCGCTCATCGGACTATCCACATCCGCCGATCTCGTAG
- a CDS encoding GNAT family N-acetyltransferase, which yields MVSERLILRAWRVDDAPAALAVYGHADVARWLSPELDRVPDLAAMRLLVQHWIAEGARFALPAGRWAIVRREDDQVIGGAILLPLPPGNDDLEIGWQLRPDSWGNGFAAESTLALAEWAFAHDVNEIFAVVRPGNIRAAAVLRRVGMQWVGETGKYFGLTLQVFRLRLADIHHYKG from the coding sequence CTGGTTTCCGAGCGGCTGATACTCAGAGCCTGGCGGGTCGACGACGCGCCCGCCGCGCTGGCCGTCTATGGACATGCCGACGTCGCGCGCTGGCTGAGTCCTGAGCTCGACCGGGTACCCGATCTCGCAGCCATGCGGCTGCTGGTGCAGCACTGGATCGCGGAAGGCGCGCGGTTCGCGCTGCCCGCCGGTCGGTGGGCCATCGTGCGCCGCGAGGACGACCAGGTCATCGGGGGCGCGATCCTGCTGCCGTTGCCACCGGGCAACGACGACCTCGAGATCGGCTGGCAGCTGCGCCCGGACAGCTGGGGCAACGGCTTCGCCGCCGAGTCCACGCTGGCGCTGGCCGAATGGGCGTTCGCGCATGACGTCAACGAGATCTTCGCCGTGGTGCGACCGGGGAACATCCGGGCAGCGGCCGTGCTGCGGCGGGTCGGGATGCAGTGGGTCGGCGAGACCGGCAAGTACTTCGGCCTGACCTTGCAGGTCTTCCGCCTCCGCCTGGCGGACATACACCACTACAAAGGATGA
- a CDS encoding helix-turn-helix transcriptional regulator gives MNRRDLADFLRRSRERLRPVDVGLSPGARRRTPGLRREEVAMLAGMSTDYYMRLEQARSPQPSTQLLGAMARALRLNDDERDHLYLLAGHRPPAGRQAGEHIRPGLQFLLDRLSDTPAQILSDLGDVLAQNALAEALFGTVCTTRPKDRNIVWRWFTDPVVRAAYPAEEHEHYSRQHVADLRAAVARRVDDPAATDLVKRLHAASPEFSRLWELHEVGMRRVGRLHVKHPTIGLLELDCEILLTPSEDQRLEVFTAPPGTSFQEYLDLLRVVGREEFPVA, from the coding sequence ATGAACCGCCGCGACCTCGCCGACTTCCTGCGCCGCTCCCGCGAGCGCCTGCGCCCCGTCGACGTCGGCCTGTCCCCCGGCGCCCGCCGCCGCACCCCGGGACTGCGCCGCGAAGAGGTCGCCATGCTCGCGGGCATGTCCACGGACTACTACATGCGCCTCGAACAGGCACGCAGCCCGCAGCCGTCGACCCAGCTGCTGGGCGCGATGGCGCGGGCGCTGCGCCTCAACGACGACGAGCGCGACCACCTCTACCTGCTGGCGGGCCACCGTCCCCCGGCCGGGCGGCAGGCTGGCGAGCACATCCGGCCCGGCCTGCAGTTCCTCCTCGACCGGCTCAGCGACACCCCCGCCCAGATCCTGAGCGACCTCGGCGACGTCCTCGCCCAGAACGCGCTGGCCGAGGCCCTGTTCGGCACGGTTTGCACGACCCGCCCCAAGGACCGCAACATCGTCTGGCGCTGGTTCACCGACCCGGTCGTCCGCGCGGCCTACCCCGCCGAGGAGCACGAGCACTACAGCCGCCAGCACGTCGCCGACCTGCGCGCGGCCGTCGCCAGGCGGGTCGACGACCCGGCCGCGACGGATCTGGTCAAGCGCTTGCACGCGGCGAGCCCCGAGTTCTCGCGGCTGTGGGAGCTGCACGAGGTCGGCATGCGACGCGTGGGCAGGCTGCACGTGAAGCACCCGACGATCGGGCTGCTGGAGCTGGACTGCGAGATCCTGCTGACGCCTTCCGAGGATCAGCGGCTCGAGGTGTTCACCGCCCCGCCCGGGACCTCGTTCCAGGAATACCTGGATCTGCTGCGCGTGGTCGGACGGGAGGAGTTCCCAGTCGCCTGA